One part of the Salvelinus fontinalis isolate EN_2023a chromosome 4, ASM2944872v1, whole genome shotgun sequence genome encodes these proteins:
- the LOC129853764 gene encoding golgin subfamily A member 7-like isoform X3, with protein MAETHSLQDMRQQAAIAAKVFIQRDYTNGTVCQFQTKFPSELETRIDKQQFEETVRTLNNLYAEAEKLGGSSYLEGCLACLTAYTIFLCMETHYEKIPDGLDKSS; from the exons ATGGCTGAG actcacagcTTGCAGGATATGAGGCAGCAGGCGGCTATCGCTGCCAAAGTGTTCATCCAGAGAGACTACACCAACGGCACTGTCTGCCAGTTCCAGACCAAGTTCCCTTCTGAACTGGAGACCAGG ATTGACAAGCAGCAGTTTGAGGAGACGGTGAGGACGCTGAACAACCTGTATGCTGAGGCAGAGAAGCTGGGAGGCTCGTCGTATCTGGAAGGCTGTCTGGCCTGCCTCACAGCTTACACTATCTTCCTCTGTATGGAGACACACTACGAGAAG